From Sinorhizobium sp. RAC02, a single genomic window includes:
- a CDS encoding 4Fe-4S binding protein, which yields MRRRLALLSILVFGMLVCARMAAAAPLDREALADMIVPPYVLGEPVNENGVWTLLNSGGAEAGYVFETGTLAPLPGFSGAPINMLVTIDRDGRFLDVRLIAHNEPIFVSGLGQAPLRAFLEQYRGHSIREALVVGTPYGAASGGSDLVYLDGVTKATASVRIAHESILAATLAVAREKMQGVASGPPVHPDPSIDEKLDWAALVERGLARNLKITNAELDSGFKGTIWVHDDPEAADDPQGLFLDLWALDIGPPSVARAVLSEESFTDLQRLLRASPDDEPILVIDRGRHGLVSADFVRNTAPDRLSAMQDGLPVALRDADMTVDVRRDVPQGTTMILRTDRRLGFDPTREWALSAQAVRAHGMLKPEMGSAHFPLVLKADAAFYIRPELSIALPPWQAAIVDRRWDLAGLGMLLAGLLGGVGPGMQRLAAPTVLRPARLAFLAVMLVFVGWWGQGQLSIVTPLAALRAANGGGSLAVLLYDPFSLLIWGAAIVGFVLWGRGLFCGWLCPFGAMQEFAHHAGRLLRLPQWNPSPVWDRRLKTGAWLSLAGLVAVTLLAPDKIETAAEIEPFKTAVTTLFQREWYYVAYAVFWLVLAATTFKGFCRYVCPLGAVMALGGMLRTRSWIPRRAECGSPCQLCRVRCPYGAIRKNGNIAYSECFQCLDCVSIHDDATQCVPLVLANRKRAPARAQGKVEIPA from the coding sequence ATGAGACGACGCCTGGCCCTGCTGAGCATTCTCGTTTTCGGCATGCTTGTCTGCGCCCGCATGGCCGCGGCGGCACCGCTCGATCGCGAGGCGCTTGCGGACATGATTGTGCCGCCTTACGTGCTGGGCGAGCCGGTGAACGAGAACGGTGTGTGGACGCTGTTGAATTCCGGCGGCGCTGAGGCCGGCTATGTCTTCGAGACCGGAACACTTGCGCCGCTTCCGGGCTTCTCCGGCGCGCCCATCAACATGCTTGTAACGATCGACCGGGATGGTCGCTTTCTCGATGTGCGCCTCATCGCCCATAACGAGCCGATCTTCGTGTCCGGCCTCGGGCAAGCGCCGCTGCGCGCCTTCCTCGAACAATATCGCGGGCACTCGATCCGCGAAGCACTCGTCGTCGGTACGCCTTATGGCGCGGCGTCGGGAGGCTCCGACCTCGTCTATCTCGATGGGGTAACCAAGGCCACGGCTTCCGTTCGCATCGCCCATGAATCGATCCTCGCCGCGACGCTCGCCGTCGCGCGCGAAAAGATGCAAGGCGTAGCAAGCGGCCCACCGGTGCATCCCGATCCGTCGATCGACGAAAAGCTCGATTGGGCAGCGCTTGTCGAGCGGGGGTTGGCGAGGAACCTGAAGATCACGAATGCCGAGCTCGACAGCGGCTTCAAAGGGACGATCTGGGTCCACGACGACCCCGAGGCGGCGGATGATCCGCAGGGCCTCTTCCTCGATCTCTGGGCGTTGGATATCGGCCCTCCCTCTGTCGCCCGGGCAGTCCTGAGCGAGGAGAGTTTCACCGACCTCCAGCGCCTGCTGCGCGCATCGCCCGACGACGAGCCCATCCTTGTCATCGACCGGGGCCGCCACGGGCTCGTTTCCGCGGATTTTGTGCGCAACACCGCGCCGGACAGGCTTTCGGCCATGCAGGATGGCCTGCCCGTCGCGCTGCGCGATGCCGACATGACGGTCGACGTCAGACGGGACGTGCCGCAGGGAACGACGATGATCCTGAGAACAGACCGCCGCCTCGGCTTTGATCCGACGCGCGAGTGGGCATTGTCGGCGCAGGCCGTGCGCGCCCACGGCATGCTCAAGCCGGAAATGGGGTCTGCCCACTTTCCACTCGTCTTGAAGGCGGACGCCGCTTTCTATATCCGCCCGGAACTGTCGATTGCGCTGCCACCCTGGCAGGCGGCCATCGTCGACCGGAGATGGGATCTTGCAGGATTGGGCATGCTGCTTGCCGGGTTGCTCGGCGGCGTCGGCCCCGGCATGCAGCGGCTCGCCGCGCCGACTGTATTGCGTCCGGCGAGGCTCGCCTTCCTGGCCGTCATGCTGGTCTTCGTCGGCTGGTGGGGTCAGGGCCAGCTTTCCATCGTCACGCCGCTCGCGGCGCTTCGGGCTGCAAATGGCGGCGGCAGTCTGGCGGTCCTGCTGTACGATCCCTTCTCTCTCCTGATCTGGGGCGCCGCCATAGTCGGTTTCGTGCTGTGGGGACGAGGTCTGTTCTGCGGCTGGCTCTGCCCGTTCGGCGCCATGCAGGAATTCGCCCACCATGCCGGCCGCCTCCTGCGGCTGCCGCAATGGAACCCTTCCCCTGTGTGGGACAGGCGGCTGAAGACTGGCGCATGGCTTTCCCTCGCCGGATTGGTCGCCGTCACCTTGCTTGCGCCCGACAAAATCGAGACCGCTGCCGAGATCGAGCCCTTCAAGACCGCGGTTACCACGCTCTTCCAGCGGGAGTGGTATTATGTCGCCTATGCCGTCTTCTGGCTCGTCCTTGCGGCGACGACCTTCAAAGGCTTTTGCCGCTATGTCTGCCCGCTTGGCGCGGTCATGGCCCTGGGCGGGATGTTGCGCACGCGGAGCTGGATACCACGCCGAGCGGAATGCGGCTCGCCCTGCCAGCTCTGCCGGGTGCGGTGTCCTTACGGTGCCATTCGCAAGAACGGCAACATCGCCTACAGCGAATGCTTCCAGTGTCTCGATTGCGTTTCGATCCACGATGATGCGACGCAATGTGTGCCGCTGGTGCTGGCGAACCGCAAACGAGCACCGGCTCGCGCGCAGGGCAAGGTGGAGATACCAGCATGA
- a CDS encoding FAD:protein FMN transferase, with the protein MKRRRFLFIAAAAAFPGAARAAVTTWQADMFGGTVRVDLRGPHGLAQTVSEKIGDTIAEIEAAASLFKTGSALNRLNAAGHLDDPPPALLDLLRLSGEMHKATGGRFDPTVQPLWRALAEGRNIAQAQTTVGWERVHIGPLVRLDDGQALTFNGIAQGYAADRVRTLLQEAGYGQALVEMGEFAAIGGPFRVSVEDPALGQIATRRLVGNAIATSSPSAMMLGADFHILGPHGEQVCWSTISVEAESAAMADGLSTAFCLMPAGEIRATLAQATGVARVTAVDLADDVSTF; encoded by the coding sequence ATGAAACGGCGACGCTTCCTGTTCATTGCCGCGGCGGCGGCCTTTCCGGGTGCCGCCCGCGCTGCGGTCACGACCTGGCAGGCAGATATGTTCGGCGGCACCGTGCGCGTGGACCTACGTGGCCCGCATGGCCTTGCGCAGACCGTATCGGAAAAGATCGGTGACACGATCGCCGAGATCGAGGCCGCCGCCAGCCTGTTCAAGACCGGCTCTGCCCTCAACAGGCTGAACGCCGCGGGTCATCTCGACGATCCGCCGCCTGCGCTTCTCGACCTGCTCCGCTTGTCCGGCGAGATGCATAAGGCGACGGGCGGGCGGTTTGATCCGACCGTGCAGCCGCTCTGGCGCGCACTTGCCGAGGGCCGCAATATCGCGCAGGCACAGACCACCGTCGGCTGGGAACGGGTGCATATCGGCCCGCTCGTCCGGCTGGACGACGGACAGGCGCTGACCTTCAATGGCATCGCACAGGGTTATGCGGCTGATCGTGTACGAACGCTGCTTCAGGAAGCAGGTTACGGCCAGGCGCTGGTGGAAATGGGAGAGTTCGCGGCCATTGGCGGGCCGTTCAGGGTCTCCGTGGAAGACCCGGCATTGGGCCAGATCGCTACCCGCCGCCTTGTCGGCAACGCCATCGCGACGTCCAGTCCCTCGGCCATGATGTTGGGTGCCGATTTCCACATTCTTGGCCCGCATGGCGAACAGGTTTGCTGGTCGACCATATCGGTGGAAGCGGAAAGCGCCGCGATGGCCGATGGCCTTTCCACCGCCTTCTGCCTGATGCCGGCAGGCGAAATCCGCGCGACGCTGGCGCAGGCAACGGGCGTGGCCCGCGTAACGGCGGTAGACCTCGCCGACGACGTCTCCACTTTCTAA
- a CDS encoding transporter substrate-binding domain-containing protein, translating to MRRALLALAIGIALPGGAFARCEDYVPQAKPQNTFAQDVGRKFDQIIEDGWIEFAVYENYAPWSYEEKGMAVGVDVEIGRLVAKALGVEARFRLVAAGENLEADLLNYVWKGAVVGGRVSDAMLHVPYDSALVCRIEQVTFTGQYASENIAIAYRASDYEDKGPTPPVFRFDPVAVENDSIADFYLTSLIGPVDKIHRYRSTEAAVDGLAAGDTKAAMGPRAELEAGLARHTGRGLKAHSPPLVGFARSNWTIGVGVNFQHKDLGYAIDEAIDNALADGEIARIFADHGLTFTPPQR from the coding sequence ATGCGCCGCGCCCTTCTGGCCCTTGCAATCGGCATCGCCCTTCCGGGCGGTGCCTTTGCGCGTTGTGAAGACTACGTGCCCCAGGCCAAGCCACAGAATACCTTCGCGCAGGATGTCGGGCGCAAATTCGACCAGATCATCGAGGACGGCTGGATCGAATTTGCCGTCTACGAGAACTATGCCCCCTGGTCCTACGAGGAGAAGGGCATGGCGGTCGGCGTGGATGTCGAGATCGGCAGGCTGGTCGCCAAGGCTCTTGGCGTCGAGGCGAGGTTCCGCCTCGTCGCGGCCGGCGAAAACCTCGAAGCGGATCTTCTGAACTATGTGTGGAAGGGCGCCGTCGTCGGTGGCCGCGTCAGCGACGCGATGTTGCACGTACCCTATGACAGCGCCCTTGTCTGCCGAATCGAACAGGTCACCTTTACCGGGCAATATGCCAGCGAAAACATCGCGATCGCCTATCGCGCTTCCGACTATGAGGACAAGGGGCCGACACCGCCGGTCTTCCGGTTCGATCCGGTTGCCGTGGAGAACGACTCGATTGCCGATTTTTATCTCACCTCACTGATCGGCCCTGTCGACAAAATCCATCGCTATCGCTCGACCGAGGCGGCGGTGGATGGTCTTGCTGCAGGAGACACCAAGGCGGCGATGGGGCCGCGCGCCGAGCTGGAGGCGGGGCTTGCCCGTCATACGGGACGTGGGTTGAAGGCGCATTCTCCACCGCTCGTCGGTTTTGCGCGAAGCAACTGGACCATCGGTGTCGGTGTGAATTTCCAACACAAGGACCTCGGCTACGCCATCGACGAGGCGATTGACAACGCGCTTGCCGATGGCGAGATCGCACGCATCTTCGCCGATCACGGACTGACCTTCACGCCGCCGCAGCGATAG
- the pedF gene encoding cytochrome c-550 PedF yields MSANIIRGGIAAVILMATTSLVIAHGDVAPQPVNTDALPEVGDEWLTENPYREAKAGHEVWLKAVEIGSSGYNQNCARCHGLGAVSGGLAPDLRFLEAEEVGDEWFVERFRHGYTQDGTTKMPGFGDILGQKAAWAIRTYVETRPEDGALDAHSARLHEIRDELGSGKVADTAALKKELETISTDVKTASGAPVADSVTFEAARVLSDKPESWKKAAEVLTVGLSASQ; encoded by the coding sequence ATGTCGGCCAATATCATTCGCGGCGGGATCGCTGCAGTCATCCTCATGGCGACGACAAGTCTGGTGATCGCTCACGGCGATGTCGCGCCGCAACCCGTCAACACCGATGCGCTGCCGGAAGTTGGCGACGAGTGGTTGACCGAAAACCCCTATCGCGAGGCGAAAGCCGGCCATGAGGTCTGGTTGAAGGCGGTCGAGATCGGCTCCTCGGGATACAATCAGAATTGCGCACGCTGTCATGGCCTTGGCGCCGTATCGGGCGGTCTTGCGCCGGACCTGCGCTTCCTCGAGGCGGAGGAGGTCGGTGACGAATGGTTCGTCGAACGCTTCCGTCACGGCTATACCCAGGATGGCACGACGAAGATGCCGGGCTTCGGCGACATTCTTGGCCAGAAGGCAGCCTGGGCCATCCGCACCTATGTGGAAACGCGGCCGGAAGACGGCGCACTCGACGCTCATTCAGCCCGTCTGCACGAAATCCGGGACGAACTCGGCAGCGGCAAGGTTGCGGATACAGCAGCGCTGAAAAAGGAACTGGAGACCATTTCCACCGACGTGAAGACCGCCTCCGGCGCACCCGTCGCCGACAGCGTCACCTTCGAGGCCGCGCGGGTTCTCTCGGACAAGCCCGAAAGCTGGAAGAAGGCGGCGGAGGTGCTGACGGTCGGCCTTTCCGCATCGCAGTAA
- a CDS encoding ABC transporter substrate-binding protein, with amino-acid sequence MTYLRQEAELPPVLSNLDPIPEDRGIAGAEVALTDTKTTGSFMGHDYSLAFVSVEPGGDFLDAARKALAASRIVFVDGSPEEILAIADLPEARDALLFNVASGARRLRDADCRANVLHTMAEDAMRTDALMQMLKARRWTRTVLVVGPKPEDQAFAETLRASAQKFGVEVLASKNWTFDTDLRRAAGQEIPLFTQDFPDHDVLLIADEADDFARYMQDNTWLPRPVAGSDGLQGEGWAPVLEQWAAVQLQNRFEKAVGREMSSRDYAAWTALRTIGEAVTRTNSADPAVLRDFILSDKFALDGFKGRSLTYRGWNGQLRQPMAVVNARALVELAPLEGYLHQTNEMDTLGLDRPESTCTAFGG; translated from the coding sequence ATGACCTATCTCCGGCAGGAGGCGGAGCTGCCGCCGGTGCTGTCCAATCTCGATCCTATCCCGGAGGACCGTGGCATTGCCGGGGCGGAGGTGGCGCTCACCGACACCAAGACCACTGGCAGCTTCATGGGCCACGACTACAGCCTCGCGTTCGTTTCGGTCGAGCCCGGCGGTGATTTCCTCGATGCCGCCCGCAAGGCACTTGCCGCCTCCAGGATCGTCTTCGTTGATGGATCGCCAGAAGAGATCCTCGCTATCGCCGACCTGCCCGAAGCCCGGGACGCGCTTCTGTTCAATGTCGCATCGGGCGCGCGGCGCCTGCGTGATGCCGATTGCCGCGCGAATGTCCTGCACACCATGGCGGAAGACGCCATGCGCACCGATGCGCTGATGCAGATGCTGAAGGCACGACGCTGGACACGCACGGTGCTGGTTGTCGGGCCAAAGCCGGAAGACCAGGCCTTTGCCGAGACGCTGCGCGCCTCCGCCCAGAAATTCGGCGTCGAAGTCCTCGCCTCCAAGAACTGGACCTTCGACACGGACCTGCGCCGGGCCGCAGGGCAGGAAATCCCGCTCTTCACGCAGGACTTTCCCGACCACGACGTTCTTCTGATCGCCGACGAGGCCGACGACTTCGCCCGCTATATGCAGGACAATACCTGGCTGCCCCGCCCGGTGGCCGGTTCGGACGGCTTGCAAGGCGAAGGCTGGGCTCCGGTATTGGAACAGTGGGCCGCCGTTCAGCTCCAGAACCGTTTCGAAAAGGCGGTGGGGCGCGAGATGAGTTCGCGCGACTATGCCGCCTGGACGGCGTTGCGCACCATCGGCGAGGCCGTCACACGCACCAATTCCGCCGACCCGGCCGTGCTTCGCGACTTCATCCTTTCGGACAAATTTGCGCTCGACGGTTTCAAGGGCCGCAGCCTCACCTATCGCGGATGGAATGGCCAACTGCGCCAGCCGATGGCGGTCGTCAACGCCCGCGCGCTTGTCGAACTCGCGCCGCTCGAGGGCTACCTGCACCAGACCAATGAAATGGACACGCTGGGCCTTGACCGGCCCGAAAGCACCTGCACTGCCTTTGGAGGATGA
- a CDS encoding YVTN family beta-propeller repeat protein: MRFPALLIAPVLAVLPLQAIAGEIWVTNEKDDTISVIDTEKLEVVRTIKTGERPRGITFNSDYSRVYICASDSDTVQVMDPATGEVLHDLPSGEDPEQFVLAPDERHLWIANEDDAVTTVVDVETRKVVAQINVGIEPEGMAVSPDGKIVITTSETTNMAHWIDTDTKKIFANTLVDSRPRHAEFAKGGTELWVSSEIGGTITVFDVATQAEKAKIRFEITGVNADLVQPVGFEFTPDGKTAFVALGPANHVAVIDADTFEVKNYVLVGRRVWHLAFSPDHKQLFTTNGVSGDVTVIDVASLEPVKSIKVGRFPWGAASRP, translated from the coding sequence ATGAGATTTCCGGCCCTGCTGATCGCGCCCGTGTTGGCCGTATTGCCCCTTCAGGCGATTGCCGGTGAAATCTGGGTGACGAACGAAAAGGACGACACCATTTCCGTTATCGATACGGAGAAGCTGGAGGTCGTCCGCACCATCAAGACCGGCGAGCGGCCACGCGGCATCACGTTCAACTCCGACTATAGCCGGGTCTATATCTGCGCGTCCGACAGCGACACGGTCCAGGTCATGGATCCAGCGACCGGCGAGGTGCTGCACGACCTGCCGTCGGGAGAAGATCCCGAGCAATTCGTGCTTGCCCCCGACGAAAGGCATTTGTGGATCGCCAACGAAGACGATGCGGTGACGACAGTCGTGGACGTCGAGACCCGCAAGGTGGTGGCGCAGATCAATGTCGGCATCGAGCCAGAGGGCATGGCAGTTTCGCCGGACGGCAAGATCGTCATCACCACGTCGGAAACGACGAATATGGCGCACTGGATCGATACCGACACGAAGAAGATTTTTGCCAACACGCTGGTCGATTCCCGTCCCCGCCATGCTGAATTCGCCAAAGGCGGGACGGAGCTTTGGGTCTCCTCGGAAATCGGCGGAACGATCACCGTCTTCGACGTGGCGACGCAGGCGGAAAAGGCCAAGATCCGCTTCGAGATCACCGGCGTCAACGCCGACCTCGTCCAGCCGGTCGGCTTCGAATTCACGCCCGACGGCAAGACCGCCTTCGTCGCGCTCGGCCCGGCAAACCATGTCGCTGTGATCGACGCCGATACGTTCGAGGTCAAGAACTACGTCCTGGTCGGTCGGCGTGTCTGGCACCTCGCCTTCTCGCCCGATCACAAGCAGCTCTTCACCACGAACGGGGTCTCCGGCGACGTGACCGTCATCGACGTCGCCTCGCTGGAGCCCGTGAAATCCATCAAGGTCGGCCGCTTCCCCTGGGGCGCGGCGAGCCGGCCGTAG